A region of the Halostella limicola genome:
AGAGCCACGCCCACGGCTACGCCGACGCGGCGACGCTCACCTTCATCGCCGGGTTCGCCGTGATGACGTTCATCGACACGACGTTCACGGTGTGATCGCTCTGCCGACCGACCTATCATTTTCACACGTTAACATTTGCCATAATTCTTAACTGTTTTCGCAGCCGACTAGACGACGGGGCCGGCGGACAGGGGATCGCGGATCCGTAAGGAAACTACTCCGACACATGACAGACGCCAATGCCGAAGACACGCTCACCGGGCAGAACGTCCACATCGTCCGTCACGACTGGGGAGAGGACGACTCTCTCAGCGCGACGGTGGTCACCGCGGTCGCCGCGGTTCGCGACCTGGAACCGACGTCGGTCGACGCGCTCAACGAGACCGTCGATCCCGACGCGCTCAACGCGCTCTTCGCCGATTCGTACGGCGGAAACAGCAGGGACGGGGCGACGCTCTCGTTCCGACTGAACGGCTGCGACGTGACCGTCCACGGCGACGGCCGCGTCGTCGTTCGGGCGCCCGACGAGGAGTAGGCTCTCGTCGCCGGCGGTCTCGGCCCGCACCTCCGGCCGCTCACGTGGGCTACAGCCGCTTGCTCACGTACGGGCCGTCCTGGTAGTAGCCGAGCTTCTCCCGGTAGTACTCCCGGGCGCCGATGCCGCTGATTACGCTCACCTTCCCGTAGCCGGCGTCGGCGGCGAGTTCCTCGGCCTTCCGGAGGAGCTTCCGCCCGTACCCCTTGTGCTGCCAGTCGTAGCTCTCGTCGCCGACCTCTACCATCGGGCCGTACACGTGGAGTTCTCGGACGAGCGCGGCGTCTCGCAGTTCCGCGCGCTGGGGGTCGCCCGGGAACCGCAGGCGACAGAAGCCGATCAGCAGGTCCTTCTCCGGGTCCTCGTAGCTGATGAAGT
Encoded here:
- a CDS encoding HalOD1 output domain-containing protein, which codes for MTDANAEDTLTGQNVHIVRHDWGEDDSLSATVVTAVAAVRDLEPTSVDALNETVDPDALNALFADSYGGNSRDGATLSFRLNGCDVTVHGDGRVVVRAPDEE